The following are from one region of the Oreochromis aureus strain Israel breed Guangdong linkage group 1, ZZ_aureus, whole genome shotgun sequence genome:
- the isl2b gene encoding insulin gene enhancer protein isl-2b isoform X3, producing MVDIIFSSSFLGDMGDHSKKKPGFAMCVGCGSQIHDQYILRVSPDLEWHAACLKCAECSQYLDETCTCFVRDGKTYCKRDYVRLFGIKCAKCNLGFSSSDLVMRARDNVYHIECFRCSVCSRQLLPGDEFSLREEELLCRADHSLLLERSSAGSPVSPGHIHSNRPLHLAADPVTVRQAPHRNHVHKQSEKTTRVRTVLNEKQLHTLRTCYNANPRPDALMKEQLVEMTGLSPRVIRVWFQNKRCKDKKKSILMKQLQQQQQSDKTSLQGLTGTPLVAGSPIRHEGNVQGNPVEVQTYQPPWKALSEFALQSDLDQPAFQQLVSFSESGSLGNSSGSDVTSLSSQLPDTPNSMVPSPVET from the exons ATGGTGGATATTATTTTCAGCTCTTCTTTCTTGGGTGATATGGGGGATCATTCCAAAA AGAAGCCAGGATTCGCGATGTGTGTTGGATGTGGAAGTCAGATCCATGACCAGTACATACTGAGAGTCTCTCCCGATCTGGAGTGGCACGCAGCCTGTCTAAAGTGTGCGGAGTGCAGCCAGTACTTGGATGAGACCTGTACTTGTTTCGTCCGGGACGGCAAAACCTACTGCAAAAGAGATTATGTAAG GCTGTTTGGAATTAAATGCGCAAAATGCAACCTGGGGTTCAGCAGCAGCGATTTGGTGATGAGAGCTCGGGATAACGTGTACCACATCGAGTGTTTTCGGTGCTCCGTGTGCAGCAGGCAACTGCTGCCGGGAGACGAGTTTTCTCTCCGGGAAGAGGAGCTGCTGTGCCGGGCGGACCACAGCCTGCTGCTGGAGAGGAGCTCCGCAGGAAGCCCCGTCAGCCCCGGACACATCCACTCCAACAGACCGCTGCACCTGGCAG CAGATCCTGTAACGGTGCGGCAGGCTCCGCATCGGAACCACGTCCACAAGCAGTCGGAGAAGACAACGCGGGTCAGGACGGTGCTGAACGAGAAGCAGCTCCACACGTTGCGGACCTGCTACAACGCCAACCCGAGGCCGGACGCGCTGATGAAGGAGCAGCTGGTGGAGATGACTGGCCTGAGCCCAAGGGTGATCCGGGTCTGGTTCCAGAACAAGCgctgcaaagacaaaaagaaatctATCCTCATGAAgcagctccagcagcagcagcagagcgaTAAGACT AGCCTGCAGGGCCTCACGGGGACGCCACTTGTGGCTGGAAGTCCTATTCGACACGAGGGAAACGTGCAGGGAAACCCAGTGGAGGTTCAGACCTACCAGCCTCCATGGAAAGCTTTGAGTGAATTCGCCCTGCAGAGCGACCTGGATCAGCCAGCTTTTCAACAactg GTGTCTTTCTCTGAATCGGGATCTCTCGGGAACTCCTCGGGCAGCGACGTGACTTCTTTGTCTTCTCAGTTACCGGACACCCCGAACAGTATGGTACCCAGCCCGGTGGAGACGTGA
- the isl2b gene encoding insulin gene enhancer protein isl-2b isoform X4 has protein sequence MVDIIFSSSFLGDMGDHSKKKPGFAMCVGCGSQIHDQYILRVSPDLEWHAACLKCAECSQYLDETCTCFVRDGKTYCKRDYVRLFGIKCAKCNLGFSSSDLVMRARDNVYHIECFRCSVCSRQLLPGDEFSLREEELLCRADHSLLLERSSAGSPVSPGHIHSNRPLHLADPVTVRQAPHRNHVHKQSEKTTRVRTVLNEKQLHTLRTCYNANPRPDALMKEQLVEMTGLSPRVIRVWFQNKRCKDKKKSILMKQLQQQQQSDKTSLQGLTGTPLVAGSPIRHEGNVQGNPVEVQTYQPPWKALSEFALQSDLDQPAFQQLVSFSESGSLGNSSGSDVTSLSSQLPDTPNSMVPSPVET, from the exons ATGGTGGATATTATTTTCAGCTCTTCTTTCTTGGGTGATATGGGGGATCATTCCAAAA AGAAGCCAGGATTCGCGATGTGTGTTGGATGTGGAAGTCAGATCCATGACCAGTACATACTGAGAGTCTCTCCCGATCTGGAGTGGCACGCAGCCTGTCTAAAGTGTGCGGAGTGCAGCCAGTACTTGGATGAGACCTGTACTTGTTTCGTCCGGGACGGCAAAACCTACTGCAAAAGAGATTATGTAAG GCTGTTTGGAATTAAATGCGCAAAATGCAACCTGGGGTTCAGCAGCAGCGATTTGGTGATGAGAGCTCGGGATAACGTGTACCACATCGAGTGTTTTCGGTGCTCCGTGTGCAGCAGGCAACTGCTGCCGGGAGACGAGTTTTCTCTCCGGGAAGAGGAGCTGCTGTGCCGGGCGGACCACAGCCTGCTGCTGGAGAGGAGCTCCGCAGGAAGCCCCGTCAGCCCCGGACACATCCACTCCAACAGACCGCTGCACCTGGCAG ATCCTGTAACGGTGCGGCAGGCTCCGCATCGGAACCACGTCCACAAGCAGTCGGAGAAGACAACGCGGGTCAGGACGGTGCTGAACGAGAAGCAGCTCCACACGTTGCGGACCTGCTACAACGCCAACCCGAGGCCGGACGCGCTGATGAAGGAGCAGCTGGTGGAGATGACTGGCCTGAGCCCAAGGGTGATCCGGGTCTGGTTCCAGAACAAGCgctgcaaagacaaaaagaaatctATCCTCATGAAgcagctccagcagcagcagcagagcgaTAAGACT AGCCTGCAGGGCCTCACGGGGACGCCACTTGTGGCTGGAAGTCCTATTCGACACGAGGGAAACGTGCAGGGAAACCCAGTGGAGGTTCAGACCTACCAGCCTCCATGGAAAGCTTTGAGTGAATTCGCCCTGCAGAGCGACCTGGATCAGCCAGCTTTTCAACAactg GTGTCTTTCTCTGAATCGGGATCTCTCGGGAACTCCTCGGGCAGCGACGTGACTTCTTTGTCTTCTCAGTTACCGGACACCCCGAACAGTATGGTACCCAGCCCGGTGGAGACGTGA
- the isl2b gene encoding insulin gene enhancer protein isl-2b isoform X1, with translation MVDIIFSSSFLGDMGDHSKKKPGFAMCVGCGSQIHDQYILRVSPDLEWHAACLKCAECSQYLDETCTCFVRDGKTYCKRDYVRLFGIKCAKCNLGFSSSDLVMRARDNVYHIECFRCSVCSRQLLPGDEFSLREEELLCRADHSLLLERSSAGSPVSPGHIHSNRPLHLAADPVTVRQAPHRNHVHKQSEKTTRVRTVLNEKQLHTLRTCYNANPRPDALMKEQLVEMTGLSPRVIRVWFQNKRCKDKKKSILMKQLQQQQQSDKTVSIFSLQGLTGTPLVAGSPIRHEGNVQGNPVEVQTYQPPWKALSEFALQSDLDQPAFQQLVSFSESGSLGNSSGSDVTSLSSQLPDTPNSMVPSPVET, from the exons ATGGTGGATATTATTTTCAGCTCTTCTTTCTTGGGTGATATGGGGGATCATTCCAAAA AGAAGCCAGGATTCGCGATGTGTGTTGGATGTGGAAGTCAGATCCATGACCAGTACATACTGAGAGTCTCTCCCGATCTGGAGTGGCACGCAGCCTGTCTAAAGTGTGCGGAGTGCAGCCAGTACTTGGATGAGACCTGTACTTGTTTCGTCCGGGACGGCAAAACCTACTGCAAAAGAGATTATGTAAG GCTGTTTGGAATTAAATGCGCAAAATGCAACCTGGGGTTCAGCAGCAGCGATTTGGTGATGAGAGCTCGGGATAACGTGTACCACATCGAGTGTTTTCGGTGCTCCGTGTGCAGCAGGCAACTGCTGCCGGGAGACGAGTTTTCTCTCCGGGAAGAGGAGCTGCTGTGCCGGGCGGACCACAGCCTGCTGCTGGAGAGGAGCTCCGCAGGAAGCCCCGTCAGCCCCGGACACATCCACTCCAACAGACCGCTGCACCTGGCAG CAGATCCTGTAACGGTGCGGCAGGCTCCGCATCGGAACCACGTCCACAAGCAGTCGGAGAAGACAACGCGGGTCAGGACGGTGCTGAACGAGAAGCAGCTCCACACGTTGCGGACCTGCTACAACGCCAACCCGAGGCCGGACGCGCTGATGAAGGAGCAGCTGGTGGAGATGACTGGCCTGAGCCCAAGGGTGATCCGGGTCTGGTTCCAGAACAAGCgctgcaaagacaaaaagaaatctATCCTCATGAAgcagctccagcagcagcagcagagcgaTAAGACTGTAAGCATCTTC AGCCTGCAGGGCCTCACGGGGACGCCACTTGTGGCTGGAAGTCCTATTCGACACGAGGGAAACGTGCAGGGAAACCCAGTGGAGGTTCAGACCTACCAGCCTCCATGGAAAGCTTTGAGTGAATTCGCCCTGCAGAGCGACCTGGATCAGCCAGCTTTTCAACAactg GTGTCTTTCTCTGAATCGGGATCTCTCGGGAACTCCTCGGGCAGCGACGTGACTTCTTTGTCTTCTCAGTTACCGGACACCCCGAACAGTATGGTACCCAGCCCGGTGGAGACGTGA
- the isl2b gene encoding insulin gene enhancer protein isl-2b isoform X2, whose protein sequence is MVDIIFSSSFLGDMGDHSKKKPGFAMCVGCGSQIHDQYILRVSPDLEWHAACLKCAECSQYLDETCTCFVRDGKTYCKRDYVRLFGIKCAKCNLGFSSSDLVMRARDNVYHIECFRCSVCSRQLLPGDEFSLREEELLCRADHSLLLERSSAGSPVSPGHIHSNRPLHLADPVTVRQAPHRNHVHKQSEKTTRVRTVLNEKQLHTLRTCYNANPRPDALMKEQLVEMTGLSPRVIRVWFQNKRCKDKKKSILMKQLQQQQQSDKTVSIFSLQGLTGTPLVAGSPIRHEGNVQGNPVEVQTYQPPWKALSEFALQSDLDQPAFQQLVSFSESGSLGNSSGSDVTSLSSQLPDTPNSMVPSPVET, encoded by the exons ATGGTGGATATTATTTTCAGCTCTTCTTTCTTGGGTGATATGGGGGATCATTCCAAAA AGAAGCCAGGATTCGCGATGTGTGTTGGATGTGGAAGTCAGATCCATGACCAGTACATACTGAGAGTCTCTCCCGATCTGGAGTGGCACGCAGCCTGTCTAAAGTGTGCGGAGTGCAGCCAGTACTTGGATGAGACCTGTACTTGTTTCGTCCGGGACGGCAAAACCTACTGCAAAAGAGATTATGTAAG GCTGTTTGGAATTAAATGCGCAAAATGCAACCTGGGGTTCAGCAGCAGCGATTTGGTGATGAGAGCTCGGGATAACGTGTACCACATCGAGTGTTTTCGGTGCTCCGTGTGCAGCAGGCAACTGCTGCCGGGAGACGAGTTTTCTCTCCGGGAAGAGGAGCTGCTGTGCCGGGCGGACCACAGCCTGCTGCTGGAGAGGAGCTCCGCAGGAAGCCCCGTCAGCCCCGGACACATCCACTCCAACAGACCGCTGCACCTGGCAG ATCCTGTAACGGTGCGGCAGGCTCCGCATCGGAACCACGTCCACAAGCAGTCGGAGAAGACAACGCGGGTCAGGACGGTGCTGAACGAGAAGCAGCTCCACACGTTGCGGACCTGCTACAACGCCAACCCGAGGCCGGACGCGCTGATGAAGGAGCAGCTGGTGGAGATGACTGGCCTGAGCCCAAGGGTGATCCGGGTCTGGTTCCAGAACAAGCgctgcaaagacaaaaagaaatctATCCTCATGAAgcagctccagcagcagcagcagagcgaTAAGACTGTAAGCATCTTC AGCCTGCAGGGCCTCACGGGGACGCCACTTGTGGCTGGAAGTCCTATTCGACACGAGGGAAACGTGCAGGGAAACCCAGTGGAGGTTCAGACCTACCAGCCTCCATGGAAAGCTTTGAGTGAATTCGCCCTGCAGAGCGACCTGGATCAGCCAGCTTTTCAACAactg GTGTCTTTCTCTGAATCGGGATCTCTCGGGAACTCCTCGGGCAGCGACGTGACTTCTTTGTCTTCTCAGTTACCGGACACCCCGAACAGTATGGTACCCAGCCCGGTGGAGACGTGA